AACATATTGCTCTCTCCCATCTTTTATGTCTTTATATTGAATAAATGCTTCCGTTTGCTTAGAACCATTTATCCCCAAACTTTTTCTAATTTATTGGAATAGAATTCGATTGCTCTTTTGTAATTTAATATTTCATTGTCTGATGTCGTATCTATCAAGCATTTTAAGAGTATTTCCATTGCATCATTATGCTTGTTTAAATTATATAAGGTCATTGAATAGAACACTTGGATCGCTCTATTATTTGGAAATGCTTCAATTCCCCTCTGAAATGTATTCTTTGACTTTTCATATTCTCCTAACGTTCTATATGTACTTCCCAACCCTAGTAATGCTCCTTCTAACTCTTTGGAAGACAATCCTAAATTGATTGCCTTTTCATAAAATGGAACTGCTTTTGATTCTTCACCTAATAAATCAAAACTCCACGCACATTGATAGTTAATTGAAGCTTCTTCGGGAAAATCTTGTGCAAGTTTTAGTAGTAATTGGTTAGATTCTTTGTTCTTTCCACTTTTTCGTAATTCAATTGCTTTATATAATTCTTCTTTCATTAATTTCATCCCCTTCGTTCAAAAGATTGTTCCACAATCCTGCCCTTTTACCTTAATAAGAAGAGGCGACACTTCGTTAAGCAATCGCCTCCGATAATGGAATAACTATGAAGCTTCTATTAGCTGCCTTTAAACTCAATCGATTCTCGGTTTTAACAGCCAGGTTTTTTTCTTTGTATTGATTATTTAAGGACTGGAACTTCAGCTGGATAAGGTTATGAGTTATTCTTTTTTAACAAATCATCTAAATTATCAACCAGATCATTTATATCGCTTAATAGTGTTATGGTATTGTTGCTAAGAATCATGATTATGTTTTCTTCCATCTTGTCTGGAAGATATTTGCATGTTTTTTGAGCGATTTTCATTAACTTCTTTTCTCCAGGGTGCGGCAGCTCGTTAATCGCAAATAAGATATCAAAGTAACTTGCAAGTAACGCAGCAACCCTATGATTGACACTTATGTAGTCTTTTCTTTTTAGGGCTTTCTCGATTTGACAATAGTAGGATGCAACACTGTCTCGTAATAAAGGGTAATTTTTATTGAGGATATTCTCTTTTAATTCTTTTGGAAAGGCTACGTTAATTTTATCCTGCAGCTTCTTTAATTGACCATTTTGATCATATAGTATTTTTGAATTTAAATAATTACTCCATAAGCATGTAGTGTAACCGACTTGAGCCTGGAAATTCACTACCGTTTTCATAAGTTCGTTTTCAATCCAAGCATAATTTCTATATATAATTTCTATACCAATATTGGGTTCAATTAGCGTTCCATCATCTTCTGTTTCCCAATACTGGTTATTAATCTCCATATAATCCGAAAATGGCTGTAACAATTTTTTGCGAGTGCCGGCAGGGATTTCTTGATCACTATAAATATACAAATCTATATCAGAATGTTCATCTTGGGTATTTGTTGAAAGAGAACCAGAGAGTACAACACCTTCCACTTCTTCTAACTGAGAAAATACAGATGAAATCTTCATAATCATGTCATTAATTGTATTCATTTTGGATTTCTTCCCATCTTTTTTTATTTTTCTTATTGCCCCAAATAAAGTGTATTTTTGGGATGTAAACCATTTTTATATTGGTAAATTGCTGGTCTTAAAACAAAAAATGAGGAGATTAAAATTGCATAACCCTTATTCAAGAATACTGCTCTTTAAGTGAATAACCGACATTTCCATTTTATCACAAAAAAATCGGTGAACTCGTTATTTAACAACAACAAAACACACCGATTAGGCTGCTAATCAGTGTGCTGAATGGTGTATTACTTACTATGCTGATTTTATACGATGGACCAGTAAAGGAAATTATTTATATGTTCAGGCAGCCAGCCTAACCTTAAGTCGTTTATTCAACTTAACGCAACATTACCATGTAGCGGTAATCGCTTTAGTTTGTTGCAGTAAAGTGTCTTTGTAAGTAGTCTTTTACATAAAGAAAATAGGGATAAATCCCTGTTAAAGATTCAACCCTATAGATATAATGTGGAACAACATATTTTAACCTATTCTTTTCGTATGTTAATTAGACTAAACAAGGATTAATGTTTACTGATTCATACAAGCTTTTTTACATATTCGATTAATTCAATACTTGATTCTTTCTTTCCAGCCACTTTGATGGTTCTGCTTGCATTCCGATATTCAGAATACGGTCCAGCTGCTGGCTTGCTTTTATGGTAGTGATGGAACTAAGTCCGTCTTTTTTTGCGCTTTCAAACATTTCCTGCCGATATTTCTCAATAAGAACATCCATCATGTTCAAGAGAATCACCTCGCATTTCATTGCAAAATATCCCTGAATCGTTTATATATCGTAATTTTTTTCTGTTTTAAACGCTTTGATCATTTAAAAAAACATTTATAGAGAAGTCAGTTTTTTAAGCAGACTTCGAAATTCTTGATTCAATCTCTCGAAATCTTCCCGTGAAAGCCCGCTTGTTTTCAGCATGAATTCTGGGACACGCTGCGCTTCTTCTTTCAGGTTTTGACCCTGGGCCGTTAAACTGATCTCTACTTTGCGCTCATCTGCTTTAGAACGAATGCGCTCAACCAAACCAGCTTCTTCAAGTCTTTTCAGCAAGGGGGTGAGTGTGCCTGAATCTAAAAAAAGTTCCTTGCCTAAATCCTTCACGTTCATTTTTTCATGCTCCCATAAAACGAGCATGACTAAATATTGCGGGTATGTCAGCTCAAGCTCCTGCAAAATGGGTCTGTACATTTTTGTCATTTCCCTGGAACACGCGTAAATGGAAAAACAAAGCTGCTGTTCCAGACTGAGAGGGTGTTTATCTGAAGGCATTGGTTATTTACTCCCGACATTTATTTATTGACAAACCCATTATACGCTTGCTATATTAGTTTTGCAAAAACAAATTGTGCGCAATTTAATTTTATAAAATGAAATGGGGATGCTATCATGCAAAAACTTT
The window above is part of the Metabacillus dongyingensis genome. Proteins encoded here:
- a CDS encoding nucleotidyltransferase domain-containing protein, giving the protein MNTINDMIMKISSVFSQLEEVEGVVLSGSLSTNTQDEHSDIDLYIYSDQEIPAGTRKKLLQPFSDYMEINNQYWETEDDGTLIEPNIGIEIIYRNYAWIENELMKTVVNFQAQVGYTTCLWSNYLNSKILYDQNGQLKKLQDKINVAFPKELKENILNKNYPLLRDSVASYYCQIEKALKRKDYISVNHRVAALLASYFDILFAINELPHPGEKKLMKIAQKTCKYLPDKMEENIIMILSNNTITLLSDINDLVDNLDDLLKKNNS
- a CDS encoding MarR family winged helix-turn-helix transcriptional regulator gives rise to the protein MPSDKHPLSLEQQLCFSIYACSREMTKMYRPILQELELTYPQYLVMLVLWEHEKMNVKDLGKELFLDSGTLTPLLKRLEEAGLVERIRSKADERKVEISLTAQGQNLKEEAQRVPEFMLKTSGLSREDFERLNQEFRSLLKKLTSL
- a CDS encoding aspartyl-phosphate phosphatase Spo0E family protein, translating into MKCEVILLNMMDVLIEKYRQEMFESAKKDGLSSITTIKASQQLDRILNIGMQAEPSKWLERKNQVLN
- a CDS encoding tetratricopeptide repeat protein — translated: MKEELYKAIELRKSGKNKESNQLLLKLAQDFPEEASINYQCAWSFDLLGEESKAVPFYEKAINLGLSSKELEGALLGLGSTYRTLGEYEKSKNTFQRGIEAFPNNRAIQVFYSMTLYNLNKHNDAMEILLKCLIDTTSDNEILNYKRAIEFYSNKLEKVWG